In a genomic window of Helianthus annuus cultivar XRQ/B chromosome 10, HanXRQr2.0-SUNRISE, whole genome shotgun sequence:
- the LOC110886106 gene encoding uncharacterized protein LOC110886106 isoform X1 → MGGDGFRLRGISSNTLSALTVNDGHTVNTKLVEEDDVVQQIEDQEQEIMQLRRHLAEFEVKEARIESEKSVLEKRIGSMYKGFEQQQQEFDEARLKAMDYRQEIIEENVRLEYALQVARDEDSVFVKSLVPLLAEQSLYPASLDAYTIVSNLRVLFKHQKERLAIAEERLKDSQYQPLVLHSRTKEVALNDPARSEWAHSSFSQAPEPVHMERPGDDVVNTPYLPSILEEEHEQEPSSSSHQEADDSEEDDYDDVDYTNKPLPTIADLQIIGDPFPGNEIQASGYPRNGTKTCRFEWVRLMQDGSMKYIEGAKQPTYIVTADDLDNSLAVIVQPLDDRQREGELVKCFANDNNKITCHPDMLREIERSVSVGHVSVNVFVLRRSPDAWEPAILEIKKSGYSIKLNGSNNGVVVADKYTPTTVINLPAEEPLQFSIVGPHGVEQYLCADYNASGISCSRDAIVLTMRSFVKRAVDKKLGKKKRRGLFF, encoded by the coding sequence ATGGGTGGAGATGGTTTTCGTCTcagaggcatttcatcaaacaccttgtcTGCATTAACTGTGAATGATGGGCATACTGTAAACACGAAACtggttgaagaagatgatgttgTGCAGCAGATTGAAGATCAGGAACAAGAGATTATGCAGCTGAGAAGACATCTGGCTGAGTTTGAGGTCAAGGAAGCGCGTATTGAAAGCGAGAAGAGTGTTCTTGAGAAACGAATTGGTTCGATGTATAAAGGGTTTGAGCAGCAACAACAGGAGTTTGATGAAGCTAGATTGAAAGCTATGGATTATAGACAAGAGATAATTGAAGAGAATGTACGGCTTGAGTACGCGCTGCAAGTAGCTCGAGACGAAGATTCAGTGTTTGTAAAGTCTTTGGTACCTCTTCTTGCTGAACAATCGCTTTATCCTGCAAGTCTTGATGCATATACCATTGTTAGTAATTTGAGGGTTTTGTTTAAGCATCAGAAGGAAAGACTCGCTATAGCCGAAGAACGGCTAAAAGATTCGCAATATCAACCTTTGGTTTTGCATTCGCGTACGAAAGAGGTGGCTTTAAACGATCCTGCGCGTTCCGAATGGGCCCACTCAAGCTTTTCACAAGCACCAGAGCCAGTTCATATGGAGAGACCAGGAGACGATGTGGTAAATACTCCGTATTTACCATCGATTCTTGAAGAAGAACACGAACAAGAACCGTCTTCTTCGTCGCACCAAGAAGCGGATGATTCAGAAGAAGATGACTATGATGATGTGGATTATACGAATAAACCACTTCCGACAATCGCGGATTTGCAGATAATCGGTGACCCTTTTCCAGGTAACGAAATTCAAGCAAGTGGGTACCCAAGAAACGGAACGAAGACTTGTAGGTTTGAGTGGGTTCGCCTTATGCAAGACGGGTCAATGAAATACATAGAAGGCGCAAAACAGCCCACGTATATCGTTACAGCAGATGATTTAGATAATTCTCTTGCTGTAATCGTTCAGCCACTTGACGACAGACAACGAGAGGGTGAACTTGTAAAATGTTTCGCAAATGACAACAACAAGATCACCTGTCATCCTGATATGCTTCGTGAAATCGAAAGATCGGTAAGTGTAGGTCATGTGAGTGTTAACGTGTTTGTTTTGAGACGGTCTCCTGACGCTTGGGAACCGGCAATATTGGAAATCAAGAAAAGTGGTTACAGCATTAAGCTTAATGGATCCAATAATGGTGTTGTGGTAGCTGATAAGTATACACCAACAACCGTTATTAATCTACCGGCAGAAGAACCGTTACAGTTCTCTATAGTTGGACCCCATGGCGTTGAGCAATATTTATGTGCGGATTATAATGCATCTGGCATTAGCTGCTCAAGAGATGCAATTGTACTAACGATGAGATCGTTTGTCAAACGAGCTGTTGATAAAAAGTTagggaagaagaagagaagaggtCTGTTTTTCTAA
- the LOC110886106 gene encoding uncharacterized protein LOC110886106 isoform X2: MQLRRHLAEFEVKEARIESEKSVLEKRIGSMYKGFEQQQQEFDEARLKAMDYRQEIIEENVRLEYALQVARDEDSVFVKSLVPLLAEQSLYPASLDAYTIVSNLRVLFKHQKERLAIAEERLKDSQYQPLVLHSRTKEVALNDPARSEWAHSSFSQAPEPVHMERPGDDVVNTPYLPSILEEEHEQEPSSSSHQEADDSEEDDYDDVDYTNKPLPTIADLQIIGDPFPGNEIQASGYPRNGTKTCRFEWVRLMQDGSMKYIEGAKQPTYIVTADDLDNSLAVIVQPLDDRQREGELVKCFANDNNKITCHPDMLREIERSVSVGHVSVNVFVLRRSPDAWEPAILEIKKSGYSIKLNGSNNGVVVADKYTPTTVINLPAEEPLQFSIVGPHGVEQYLCADYNASGISCSRDAIVLTMRSFVKRAVDKKLGKKKRRGLFF; this comes from the coding sequence ATGCAGCTGAGAAGACATCTGGCTGAGTTTGAGGTCAAGGAAGCGCGTATTGAAAGCGAGAAGAGTGTTCTTGAGAAACGAATTGGTTCGATGTATAAAGGGTTTGAGCAGCAACAACAGGAGTTTGATGAAGCTAGATTGAAAGCTATGGATTATAGACAAGAGATAATTGAAGAGAATGTACGGCTTGAGTACGCGCTGCAAGTAGCTCGAGACGAAGATTCAGTGTTTGTAAAGTCTTTGGTACCTCTTCTTGCTGAACAATCGCTTTATCCTGCAAGTCTTGATGCATATACCATTGTTAGTAATTTGAGGGTTTTGTTTAAGCATCAGAAGGAAAGACTCGCTATAGCCGAAGAACGGCTAAAAGATTCGCAATATCAACCTTTGGTTTTGCATTCGCGTACGAAAGAGGTGGCTTTAAACGATCCTGCGCGTTCCGAATGGGCCCACTCAAGCTTTTCACAAGCACCAGAGCCAGTTCATATGGAGAGACCAGGAGACGATGTGGTAAATACTCCGTATTTACCATCGATTCTTGAAGAAGAACACGAACAAGAACCGTCTTCTTCGTCGCACCAAGAAGCGGATGATTCAGAAGAAGATGACTATGATGATGTGGATTATACGAATAAACCACTTCCGACAATCGCGGATTTGCAGATAATCGGTGACCCTTTTCCAGGTAACGAAATTCAAGCAAGTGGGTACCCAAGAAACGGAACGAAGACTTGTAGGTTTGAGTGGGTTCGCCTTATGCAAGACGGGTCAATGAAATACATAGAAGGCGCAAAACAGCCCACGTATATCGTTACAGCAGATGATTTAGATAATTCTCTTGCTGTAATCGTTCAGCCACTTGACGACAGACAACGAGAGGGTGAACTTGTAAAATGTTTCGCAAATGACAACAACAAGATCACCTGTCATCCTGATATGCTTCGTGAAATCGAAAGATCGGTAAGTGTAGGTCATGTGAGTGTTAACGTGTTTGTTTTGAGACGGTCTCCTGACGCTTGGGAACCGGCAATATTGGAAATCAAGAAAAGTGGTTACAGCATTAAGCTTAATGGATCCAATAATGGTGTTGTGGTAGCTGATAAGTATACACCAACAACCGTTATTAATCTACCGGCAGAAGAACCGTTACAGTTCTCTATAGTTGGACCCCATGGCGTTGAGCAATATTTATGTGCGGATTATAATGCATCTGGCATTAGCTGCTCAAGAGATGCAATTGTACTAACGATGAGATCGTTTGTCAAACGAGCTGTTGATAAAAAGTTagggaagaagaagagaagaggtCTGTTTTTCTAA
- the LOC110882957 gene encoding uncharacterized protein LOC110882957 translates to MEGNLSCQVYLTKKREGTKRKDAEGNGGSAAIAPKEAAPSQADARETEGELVHFDGTEISFSSHFEADDSEEDNYHVVDYIDTPFPTVEGLLITGEPYPGNEIHVSGYSRNGTTTCRFEWVRYLQDGSVKHIEVAKGPMYIVSADDLDNYLAVVVRSLDDRRREGEFMKCFANDNKKITCHPDMLREIEKSVSVGHASVNLFVLRGYPDAWEPAILEINKSGYSIKLNGPNNGVVVADKYTPTTIINLSAEEPLQFSILGPKGVERYLCVDHNSTGISCSRDTIVLTMRWFVKRAVDKKLGKLKRRGRFF, encoded by the exons ATGGAGGGTAACCTGTCTTGTCAAGTATACCTTACCAAG AAAAGGGAAGGAACTAAACGAAAAGATGCGGAAGGTAATGGTGGCAGTGCTGCCATAGCCCCGAAAGAGGCGGCACCCTCACAGGCGGATGCAAGGGAAACAGAAGGCGAACTTGTACACTTTGATGGTACAGAAATTTCTTTTTCATCACACTTTGAAGCTGATGATTCAGAAGAAGATAACTATCATGTAGTGGATTATATTGATACACCATTTCCCACAGTAGAGGGTTTGCTGATTACTGGTGAACCTTACCCAGGTAACGAAATTCATGTTAGTGGGTACTCAAGAAACGGAACAACTACTTGTAGGTTTGAGTGGGTTCGTTATTTGCAAGACGGGTCAGTGAAACACATAGAAGTGGCAAAAGGCCCCATGTATATCGTTTCAGCAGATGATTTAGATAACTATCTTGCTGTAGTAGTGCGGTCACTTGATGATAGACGACGAGAGGGCGAGTTCATGAAATGCTTTGCGAATGACAACAAAAAGATCACCTGTCATCCTGATATGCTTCGTGAAATCGAAAAATCAGTAAGTGTAGGTCATGCAAGTGTTAATTTGTTTGTTTTGAGAGGGTATCCTGACGCTTGGGAACCAGCAATCTTGGAAATCAATAAGAGTGGTTATAGCATTAAGCTTAATGGACCCAACAATGGCGTTGTAGTAGCTGATAAGTATACGCCAACAACCATTATTAATTTGTCAGCAGAAGAACCGTTACAGTTCTCTATTCTTGGACCCAAGGGCGTTGAGCGATATTTATGTGTAGATCATAATTCAACTGGCATTAGCTGTTCAAGAGATACAATCGTCCTAACGATGAGATGGTTTGTCAAACGAGCTGTTGATAAAAAGCTAGGGAAGCTGAAGAGAAGAGGTCGGTTTTTCTAA